In Microvirga sp. 17 mud 1-3, the genomic window GCTTCTCGTAGAGCTCCATGGGCGTGCCAACCTGCTGCACGATGCCGTCGTTCATAACCGCGATGCGGTCACAAATGGTGTTGGCTTCCTCCTGGTCGTGGGTGACGAAGATCGTCGTCAGTCCCAGCCGCTGCTGCAGGTCGCGCAGTTCCCGCCGCACCTGGACGCGCATCTTGGCGTCGAGGTTGGACAGGGGCTCGTCGAGGAGCAGCACCTTCGGCTCGATCGCGATGGTGCGTGCGACGGCAACCCGCTGCTGCTGGCCGCCGGAGAGCTGCGAGGGACGCCGGTCCGCCAGGTGGGCGAGCCCGACAAGCTCCAGGGCGGCAGTCACGCGCTTGTCGATTTCGGCCCTCGGCACCTTCCGCTCCTCGAGGCCGAAGGCGACGTTCCGCCTGACCGTCATGTGCGGCCACAGAGCGTAGGACTGGAACACCATTCCGACATCGCGTTTCCAGGGGGGCAGGCGGGAAACGTCCCGCCCTCCCACGAGGACCTCGCCGCCATCGGCGTGGTTGAAGCCCGCAATGAGGCGCAGCAGTGTGGTCTTTCCGCAGCCGGATGGGCCAAGGAAGGCGAAGAACTCGCCCGGCCGGATGTGCAGGTTGATGCCCTTGAGGACATGGTTGGCGCCGTAGGACAGGTCGACATTGCGGATATCGACGTCCACGGCATTGGCCCGAAGGGCCGTAGCGGGAAGAGGCTGGTTCATGGGTCTCGTTTCCTCGTTCTCGTAGGCGGCATCAATGTCCGGCCGCCTTGGCCTTCTGGCTTTTCTCGATGATCAGATGGGACGCGAAGGTGCATAGGGCGACGAGCAGAACCGCGATGACGCCCAGCGCAGCCCCGGGACCCCGCCCGGCCGCCGACTGCATGAACACGTAGAGTCCATAGGCGAGCGGCGCGTCCGCGTTCGACTGGACAAGCATGAGTGTCGCCGAGAGCTCCACGGCTGCCGTCGCGAAGCTCGTGACGAAGCCGGCCAGGATGCCGCCCGCCATCAAGGGCAGGACGATCCGCCGGATCGTGCGCGTCTTCGTGGCGCCGAGGTTCTCGGCTGCCTCCTCGAGCGAGACGGAGATCTGCTGCAGGGCCGCGTAGCAGGCCCGCAGGGCATAGGGCAGACGCCGGATCGCGAGCGCCAGCACGATCATGATCCACAAGGCGGCCAGAGGCGTGCCGTCGGGAAGCTGCACGCCGTAGAAGGTGCGCAGATAGCCGATGCCGAGCACCACGCCTGGGATCGCCAGGGCAGCGGTCGCCGCCCAGTCGAGCCATTCCCGGCCAACGAGCCGCGTCCGCAGCACCAGATACGCGATGGCCGTGCCGAGGACGACGTCGATGAGCCCCGCGATGGACGCATAGATGAACGTGTTCTTCACGTACACGAAGCTCTCGCCGAACACGCGCCCGTAATGGGCCACGGTGAAGCCGTCCGGCAGCGGGCTGAAGGACCAGATCGTCGCGAAAGAGAGGAGCAGCAACCCGATATGGGGCGCCAGGACCAGGAGCAGGATGAGCAGGACCGCCGCATAGGCGATGACGCTCTCCCAGGGGCGCATCCGGCGCTTTGCGAGGCCGCCGCCGCCGCGCTGCACGGTGGCGTAATCCTTGCCGCGCATGGCGCGCGCCGAGATCCACATGGCCAGGATCGACATGCAGATGAGCACGACCGAGATCACGTATCCCATCGGGTCCGCGATGCCGATCGACGTGACGCGCAGATAGGCCTGCGGCGCCAGCATGTCCTTGACGTTCAGGAGCAGCGGCGTCGCGAGATCGTCGAACACCTTGACGAAAACCAGCGACGCGCCCGCGATATAGCCCGGCATGGCGAGCGGGAAGACGATGCGGCGGAACAGGCGGAAGCCCGAGCTGCCGAGATTCTGCGCCGCCTCCTCCATGGCCCGGTCGATGTTGCGCAGGGCAGCCGAGAGGTTGATCAGGATGAACGGGAAATAATGGACGGCCTGAACGAAGATGACGCCGTTCAGCCCTTCCATGAAGGGAATCTTGAAGCCGAACCAGTCGTCGAGAAGGAGGTTCACCGTGCCGTTGCGCCCGAACAGGAGCAGCATCGCGACGGCGCCGACGAAGGGCGGCATGATCAGCGGCAGGAAGCCCAGCGTCTGGATGATCATGGCGCCGCGGAACTCGAAGCGCGTCGTGATATAGGCAAGCGGCAGCGCGAAGAGAGACGCGACGACCACCGACATTGCGGACGCGTAGAACGAGTTCCAGAACGAGCGGATGAACAGGTCCGTCCGGGCGAAGTCCAGGAAATTGACGAGGGTGAACCCGCCGGTCCCCTTCTCGGTGAAGGCGACGTAGATCACCGTTCCGACGGGGATGACGAGGAAGAGGACGAGAAAGGCGGCGATCCCGAGTGCCAGGGCGATCTGCCCCGGCGTCGCCGATGTCCTGAAGAAATGCCTGGGGGGCGCGGACGGCGCATGCGCGCGTCCGACCGTCGTGGCGCCGGCCATGAGCGCTCTCCTAAATCCGAAAAGGGGATGCTGCGGGCGGCCCGCTACAGCGAGCCGCCCAGGGGACCGATCGGAGGATCAGGTCAGCGTGCGAGCTTCAGCGCCTGCTCGGCCTTGGCCTGGGCCTGCTGGTAACGCTCCTTGGCGAAGGCGGCCCATTGCTGCTCGAGCTCGGCCTGGCGGGCACCCTTCTGCTTGCCGCCCGTGAAGGCACCGGCGATCTCCGGCGAGGAAGCCTGCTGCTCGGTGACCGGCATGGCGGCCACGAGGTCGCGCGCCTCCTTCACGAGAGCCTTGGCGTCGGCATTGTCCTTCTTGGCGAGGGCCGCTTCGGCGTCGTGGATGGCCTTGGTGGCTGCCTTGAGAGCATCGAGCTGGAACGTGATGGTCTGGTCGTAGAGTACGTCGACGACGTTCGTGCGCTTCTCCGACACGTCCACGTCGAACTTCACCTTGGAGCCGAGGGACGGATCCTTGAAGGGATTCGGATAATCCGCCGGAGCCTTGGCGTAGACCGCCGGGTTGACCGGCAGACGGCGGATGCTCGGCTCGAGCAGCACTTCCTGACCCGCGGGAGAGACCAGGTAATCGACGAAGGCCTCGGCCCCGGCCTTGTTGGGCGCGTTGGCGATCACGGCGACGTTCGCCGGCACGATGGTCGTGACGGTCGGGTAGACGAACTTCACCGGGAAGCCCGAAGCCTGGGACGAGAAGGCGAAGAAGTCGATCACGATGCCGTAGCCGACCTGGCCCGAATTGACCGCCTCCGGCACACCGAAGGAGCGCTCCGTGATCTGGCTGAAGTTGCCGGACACTTCCTTAAGGGTCCGCCAGCCCTTCTCCCAGCCCTCGCCCTGGAGAATCGTCTCCACGGTCAGATGGGTCGTGCCCGAGCGGGACGGCGCCGCCATGGCGACGTGATCATGGAAGATGGGCTTGGCGAGATCCTGCCAGTCCTTCGGCTCAGGCAGCTTGTTGGCCTTGGCATAACGGTCGTTCCACATGATGCCGTAGCCGGATGCCGCAAAGCCGGAATAGAAGTTCTCCGGGTCGTTGATCGGATAGGAGCCGATCTTGTCCGGAATGCCCTCTGCCTTCGGCTTGTACTTCTGCAGCAGGCTCTTGCCCTTGAGAACCTCGAAGGCATCCGGCGCCGAGGCCCAGAAGACATCGACCTGATTGTTGGCTTTCGTCTCCTCGACGAATTTCACGCCCGCGTTGGTGTTCCGGTTCTGGACATCCAGGGTCACGCCCGGATGCGCTTTCTCGAAAGCCTGCTTGAACGGGTCGGTTACGTCCTTCGAGAACGAGGTCACGACCGTGACCTTGCCGGATTGGGCGAAGGCGGTTCCCGTAAACAGGGCGGCGCCGGCGATGAGCGCCGCGGCGGCGGCGGAATGGCGAAGCATCAGTTTCCTCCAACGTGATGGCTCTATGTTGGGCCCGCCCGAAGGCGGCCGACGATGCTTCATGCAAGAATCGTGCCAACCTGCTTTTCAGCTCACCGCCGATGGCACGGGGTACGCCGTCCGCCCGGAGTTCGTGATCGGAGGGAAAGAAACGTAACGTCAGCTCCACCGGATGGGTCAGAACCGTAACATCACTCTTTCAGTTCGCCCGCGCGGCCGAGATCGTATTTGCGCATCTTCAGGTAGAGGGTCTTGCGCGTGATCCCGAGCGCTTCGGCGGTGGCGCCAATGCGCCCTCCCATGCGCGCGAGGGTCTCGTCGAGCACGCGCCGCTCAGCGATTTCCATCTGCTGTTCGAGGGTCATCATCTCGCGGGAGCCGGCTTCGGCCTGCGGCGCCTCGTCGTCGTCCAGGCCGAGGAGATACCGCTCGGCGGCATTCCGCAATTCGCGCACATTCCCGGGCCAGTCCTGCTGCTGGAGCCGCTCCTGGAACGACGGGTCGAGCGCGGGAGCCGCCCTGCCCTGCCGCGCTGCCGCGAGCGCCAGGAAGTGGTGAAATAGCCGGGGAATATCGTCCCGCCGCTCCCGCAGCGGCGGCAGGCGGACCGTGACGACGTTCAGCCGGTAGACCAGGTCTTCACGGAAAGCGCCCTTGCCGGCGAGTTCGGCGAGGTCCGCCTTCGTGGCCGCGACAACGCGGATATCGACCGGGATCTCCTTGTTGGACCCAAGGCGCTCGATGGTCCTTTCCTGAAGCACACGCAGCAGCCGGATCTGTGCCGTCATGGGCATGGACTCTATCTCGTCGAGAAAGAGCGTGCCGCCACTCGCATGCTCGATCTTGCCGATCCGCCGCTCGCGAGCGCCCGTGAAGGCGCCAGGCTCGTGGCCGAACAACTCACTCTCGATCATGGTTTCGGGCATGGCGCCGCAATTGACCGCCACAAACCTCCCCTTCCGACGACGGCCGAAATCGTGGAGCGCGCGGGCCGCAACCTCCTTGCCGGTGCCCGTCTCACCGAGGAGAAGAACATCGGTCTCAGCCTCCGCGAGCGTCCGCAGGTTTCGCCGCAGGCGCTCGATGACGGTGGAGCGGCCCACGAGCCGGCCCGCGAAGGGATCCTGATCGGCGGAGCCCGCCTTGAGAGCCCGGTTCTCCAGAATGAGGCTGCGATGCGCAAAGGCGCGCCGAACGGTCTCGACGAGCCGGACAGGATCGGCCGGCTTTTCGAGGAAATCCCAGGCGCCTGCCCGCACGGCCTTGATGGCCATCGGCACGTCGCCGTGGCCCGTGACCAGGATGACCGGAATCTCGGGATCGACCGCCTGGACGGCCTCTAGGAAGTCGAAGCCGTCCTTTCCGGGCATGCGCACGTCGCTCACGACGACGGCCGGAAGATCCGGCGACAGGACGCTCAGCCCTGCCCCAGCGGACGCGAAAGCCGTCACGTCGAGGCCGTCGAGTTCCAGCGTCTGCCGATAGGCGTCGCGCACCTCCGCGTCGTCGTCGACAAGGATGACCCTGGGCTGAAGGCTCATGACGGATCCGCTGCCGTCAGCTCGATCACGAAGGTCGTGCCATCCCGTCCGGTCTTCGCCAAAACCAAATCTCCTCCAAAGTCTTTCGCGATGTTGTACGACATGGAAAGCCCCAGGCCGAGCCCCAGGCCGGCGGGCTTCGTCGTGAAGAACGGGTCGAAGATTGCTCCCCGGTGGCGCTCCTCGATCCCCGGTCCGTTATCTGCGACCGTTAGACTGATCCGACGCCCTGCTGTTCGTGCGACGATCTCGATGCGCCTCTCATTCCGCCCATCGAGGGCATCGAGCGCGTTCGACAGAAGATTGACCACGACCTGCTCCAGCCGGACCTCCTCGGCCCGCACCGCGAGGGGCGTCTCGGGAAAGCTCACGCGCACATCGACCCGTTCCTCCGTGATACGCTGCTCGAACAGGGTCAGGGCGCCCTCGACAGTCGCGCGCAGGTCGACCGTGTCCAGCGCATCGGCCGGACGGCGGGCGAACCTCTTGAGGTGCCTGATCAGCTCGGCCATCCGGGTCGTCAGCTGCTGGATGCGGTCGAGGCTCGTCCTGGCATCGTCCGTCCGGCCGCGTTCGAGCAGGACCGCGCCGTTATGGGCATGGGAGCGGATCGCCGCGAGGGGCTGGTTGAGCTCGTGGCTGATCCCGGCCGCCATCTGCCCGAGCGCCGCGAGTTTGGCAGCCTGGACCAGGTCGTCACGGGTCTGTCGGAACACTGTCAGCGCCCGAGCAAGATCCCCGAGTTCGTCATCCGTGGGTGGAGGCAGGGCCGGCATGGACGGACCGCTCGCAATGGTCGTCGCCGCCGCGGTCAATCCCCGCAGACGCACCACGAGACCGCGCCGGACATAGAACCAGCCGACCAGGATCGTGATCCCCAGGGACGCGACCGCGATGGCGAAGAGGAGGTTGCGGCCGACCACGATGGCATTGGCGGAGCGCTCCGCCGCACGCCGCGCGATAGCCTCCGTCCGGCTGACCTCCTGGGAGATCAGCGCGCCGAGCTGAGTGACCAGCCGCCTGTTGTCCGCAAGAAGGCCCTGAGCCTCGGCGATGGCTTCGAGCTCCGCCCGCTTCACGGCCGCAAGACCGGTCTTCGGATCGGAAACCGTCAGCAGGCGCGCGGCGATCTGACTGATCGTGATCGTATCGGTCCAATTGGCGAGCGTTTTCGTCTCGACATCCAGCTGGTCCGCCATCTCGCCGATGAAATTGCTCGTCTCCTGAAGATCCTCGATGGTCGGGACCGTTGCGAGCCGCCCCAACAGGCCCACGATGAGGTTGGCCTGTGCATTGATGGTCAGCAGCGCCTCGCTCTTGCGGCTTTCCTCCCGCAGGGTCCGGCGCCCGGCCTCGGCGGCTTCGCCCGGCGCGACGCGGCCGATCGCCGATTCGATGTTGAAGCGCGCATCGTCGATGAGCGGATCGACCTCCTCGATCAGGTCGGCCTGGAGCCACCGCAGTTCCTCGCTGATCTCCCGCGAGCGCTCGTGCAGGGGAAAGCGCCTGTCCGCGACCCGGTCGATGGCATCGAGATTGGTCTTGATCGCCTCCGTCACGATGAACAGATCGGGCGACAGCGACCC contains:
- a CDS encoding sigma-54 dependent transcriptional regulator, with the protein product MSLQPRVILVDDDAEVRDAYRQTLELDGLDVTAFASAGAGLSVLSPDLPAVVVSDVRMPGKDGFDFLEAVQAVDPEIPVILVTGHGDVPMAIKAVRAGAWDFLEKPADPVRLVETVRRAFAHRSLILENRALKAGSADQDPFAGRLVGRSTVIERLRRNLRTLAEAETDVLLLGETGTGKEVAARALHDFGRRRKGRFVAVNCGAMPETMIESELFGHEPGAFTGARERRIGKIEHASGGTLFLDEIESMPMTAQIRLLRVLQERTIERLGSNKEIPVDIRVVAATKADLAELAGKGAFREDLVYRLNVVTVRLPPLRERRDDIPRLFHHFLALAAARQGRAAPALDPSFQERLQQQDWPGNVRELRNAAERYLLGLDDDEAPQAEAGSREMMTLEQQMEIAERRVLDETLARMGGRIGATAEALGITRKTLYLKMRKYDLGRAGELKE
- a CDS encoding ABC transporter ATP-binding protein, with the translated sequence MNQPLPATALRANAVDVDIRNVDLSYGANHVLKGINLHIRPGEFFAFLGPSGCGKTTLLRLIAGFNHADGGEVLVGGRDVSRLPPWKRDVGMVFQSYALWPHMTVRRNVAFGLEERKVPRAEIDKRVTAALELVGLAHLADRRPSQLSGGQQQRVAVARTIAIEPKVLLLDEPLSNLDAKMRVQVRRELRDLQQRLGLTTIFVTHDQEEANTICDRIAVMNDGIVQQVGTPMELYEKPANLFVANFLGTANILPGRVLREAGERFFDIEGGVRLPIPANVVVPEGAKLVFRPQHASLGRDRQSDVWLPGTIVHSEFLGATLRYGVKIGSAEVSIDTPFQTGDALHQPGDRVDVGLSLRSALWLAA
- a CDS encoding ATP-binding protein, whose protein sequence is MIYRRRLGIGGRLTIAFLGVGGLAVGACIVGWLSYARLSEELNSVAKAHLPALSFSARLAEAGANVIASTPDLAVAERQEAYNRIRETLVDRLTALRTVLNERNDNGSLSPDLFIVTEAIKTNLDAIDRVADRRFPLHERSREISEELRWLQADLIEEVDPLIDDARFNIESAIGRVAPGEAAEAGRRTLREESRKSEALLTINAQANLIVGLLGRLATVPTIEDLQETSNFIGEMADQLDVETKTLANWTDTITISQIAARLLTVSDPKTGLAAVKRAELEAIAEAQGLLADNRRLVTQLGALISQEVSRTEAIARRAAERSANAIVVGRNLLFAIAVASLGITILVGWFYVRRGLVVRLRGLTAAATTIASGPSMPALPPPTDDELGDLARALTVFRQTRDDLVQAAKLAALGQMAAGISHELNQPLAAIRSHAHNGAVLLERGRTDDARTSLDRIQQLTTRMAELIRHLKRFARRPADALDTVDLRATVEGALTLFEQRITEERVDVRVSFPETPLAVRAEEVRLEQVVVNLLSNALDALDGRNERRIEIVARTAGRRISLTVADNGPGIEERHRGAIFDPFFTTKPAGLGLGLGLSMSYNIAKDFGGDLVLAKTGRDGTTFVIELTAADPS
- a CDS encoding ABC transporter substrate-binding protein; this translates as MLRHSAAAAALIAGAALFTGTAFAQSGKVTVVTSFSKDVTDPFKQAFEKAHPGVTLDVQNRNTNAGVKFVEETKANNQVDVFWASAPDAFEVLKGKSLLQKYKPKAEGIPDKIGSYPINDPENFYSGFAASGYGIMWNDRYAKANKLPEPKDWQDLAKPIFHDHVAMAAPSRSGTTHLTVETILQGEGWEKGWRTLKEVSGNFSQITERSFGVPEAVNSGQVGYGIVIDFFAFSSQASGFPVKFVYPTVTTIVPANVAVIANAPNKAGAEAFVDYLVSPAGQEVLLEPSIRRLPVNPAVYAKAPADYPNPFKDPSLGSKVKFDVDVSEKRTNVVDVLYDQTITFQLDALKAATKAIHDAEAALAKKDNADAKALVKEARDLVAAMPVTEQQASSPEIAGAFTGGKQKGARQAELEQQWAAFAKERYQQAQAKAEQALKLAR
- a CDS encoding iron ABC transporter permease, yielding MAGATTVGRAHAPSAPPRHFFRTSATPGQIALALGIAAFLVLFLVIPVGTVIYVAFTEKGTGGFTLVNFLDFARTDLFIRSFWNSFYASAMSVVVASLFALPLAYITTRFEFRGAMIIQTLGFLPLIMPPFVGAVAMLLLFGRNGTVNLLLDDWFGFKIPFMEGLNGVIFVQAVHYFPFILINLSAALRNIDRAMEEAAQNLGSSGFRLFRRIVFPLAMPGYIAGASLVFVKVFDDLATPLLLNVKDMLAPQAYLRVTSIGIADPMGYVISVVLICMSILAMWISARAMRGKDYATVQRGGGGLAKRRMRPWESVIAYAAVLLILLLVLAPHIGLLLLSFATIWSFSPLPDGFTVAHYGRVFGESFVYVKNTFIYASIAGLIDVVLGTAIAYLVLRTRLVGREWLDWAATAALAIPGVVLGIGYLRTFYGVQLPDGTPLAALWIMIVLALAIRRLPYALRACYAALQQISVSLEEAAENLGATKTRTIRRIVLPLMAGGILAGFVTSFATAAVELSATLMLVQSNADAPLAYGLYVFMQSAAGRGPGAALGVIAVLLVALCTFASHLIIEKSQKAKAAGH